A genomic stretch from Schaalia odontolytica includes:
- a CDS encoding MerR family transcriptional regulator, translated as MSAQANAASRQGMLFGDPLEGLDTDEMGYRGPVACSAAGITYRQLDYWARTGLLQPSIRAARGSGSQRLYSFRDILVLKVVKKLLDAGVSLQQVRVAVSSLQNRGVDDLASITLMSDGASVYECTSTDEVIDLLQGGQGVFGIAVGRVWREVEGSLAELPLERSEPTFVDELAQRRRSKLSAS; from the coding sequence GTGAGCGCACAAGCGAACGCCGCTAGCCGGCAAGGCATGCTTTTTGGCGACCCGCTCGAAGGTCTTGATACGGACGAGATGGGCTACCGTGGTCCCGTTGCGTGCAGCGCCGCAGGTATCACCTACCGTCAGCTGGACTACTGGGCGCGTACCGGCCTCCTTCAACCCTCAATTCGCGCGGCTCGCGGTTCCGGCTCGCAGCGTCTGTACTCCTTCCGAGACATTCTCGTGCTGAAGGTCGTCAAGAAGCTACTGGATGCGGGTGTGTCCCTTCAACAGGTACGTGTTGCCGTCTCGTCGCTCCAGAACAGGGGAGTGGACGATCTTGCGTCTATCACTCTGATGAGTGACGGAGCGTCGGTCTATGAATGCACCTCGACCGACGAGGTGATCGATCTCCTCCAGGGTGGCCAGGGCGTCTTCGGAATCGCGGTAGGCCGTGTGTGGCGCGAGGTCGAGGGATCGCTCGCGGAGCTTCCGCTTGAGCGTTCTGAGCCAACGTTTGTTGACGAGCTCGCGCAGCGTCGTCGTTCCAAGCTTTCTGCGTCCTGA
- the pepN gene encoding aminopeptidase N has product MQILTRNEAKHRAAHLHVSAIDVVVDIRDAQDTANPTYPVASTLTMSSDEERTFIDIAGEVTGVLLNGQAHPFDDDNDRVWVGGLPVGQTFTLEIRALARYSRSGEGLHRYTDPEDGEVYLYTQFEPNDAHRAWPCIDQPDVKPEWTFHVIAPAGWVVSSNGVETDVEEVEGSGALRHDFTATRPLSSYITAIVAGPWAVIDGGTWRGGASDGGHAELSLRLLCRRTLERYLDSDDVFEVTRAGLDFFHERYGVTFPWGSYDQVYVPEYNLGAMENPGCITFNENYISRSTPTFSERQRRANTTLHEMCHMWFGDLATPSWWDDLWLKESFAENQGASAIATATRYVGEWANFAMNRKIWAYTQDQMPTTHPIAADIPDVAAAKTNFDGITYAKGASVLKQLVAWVGEDAFYEGARRYFAEHQFGATNLQDLLVALEGASRQELSSWKSAWLETSGPSTLSASWVTDNVGAITDFILHQSGDACDGALRPHRVTVSTWRVAAGTLERTHSFDVRIEGEAAAIDPEGVLSVPGGAARADLVVVNDDDLTYAISRLDERSTDVALAYVGTIDTAITRAVIWASLWNAVRDGLLDPRRFIAAVLTAVPTETEPAIRDRLLLFVSEALSSFLPGSLRGHVHDQVLATTIRLSRETEDSDAWRSYTRAFIAEFAARGAQEHEATVRGFAASDDPDIAWRARRALAARGLVDTGAIEAWRNADGSGEAARMSVEALASLPLEEARSQAWEAVYSESLSNDFLTATLAGLNASSWDGESGIDSAVERLRSYWESHTIGMALRYANGVLGYGLDIDREGSVERSVGLLRGWLDAHGDAPAQLRRIVLEHLDAFERDERVQRRWKHDQ; this is encoded by the coding sequence ATGCAGATCTTGACACGCAACGAAGCAAAGCATCGCGCTGCCCACCTTCATGTCTCCGCTATCGACGTTGTGGTCGATATCCGAGACGCCCAGGACACGGCGAATCCCACCTATCCCGTGGCGTCGACCCTGACGATGAGCTCGGATGAAGAGCGCACGTTTATCGACATCGCAGGGGAGGTCACCGGCGTCCTTCTCAACGGTCAGGCGCATCCCTTCGATGATGATAATGATCGCGTCTGGGTCGGCGGGCTACCCGTGGGGCAAACATTCACTCTGGAGATCCGTGCACTTGCGCGCTACTCGCGTAGCGGTGAGGGCCTCCACCGCTACACGGATCCGGAGGACGGCGAGGTGTACCTCTACACCCAGTTCGAACCCAATGACGCACACCGTGCGTGGCCGTGCATCGATCAGCCGGATGTTAAGCCTGAGTGGACATTCCACGTCATCGCTCCCGCCGGTTGGGTCGTCTCCTCCAACGGGGTCGAGACAGACGTCGAGGAGGTGGAAGGTTCGGGGGCGCTGCGCCACGACTTCACCGCGACCCGCCCGCTGTCGAGCTACATTACTGCCATCGTCGCGGGGCCCTGGGCGGTTATCGACGGCGGCACGTGGCGTGGCGGCGCATCGGATGGCGGGCACGCCGAGCTGTCCCTGCGTCTCCTGTGCCGGCGTACGCTCGAGCGCTACCTCGATTCCGATGACGTTTTCGAGGTGACGCGCGCAGGCCTGGACTTCTTCCATGAGCGCTACGGAGTGACCTTCCCGTGGGGCTCCTACGACCAGGTCTACGTGCCCGAATACAACCTGGGCGCTATGGAGAACCCAGGGTGCATTACCTTCAACGAGAACTACATTTCCCGCTCGACCCCGACGTTCTCCGAGCGCCAGCGTCGAGCGAACACGACGTTGCACGAGATGTGCCACATGTGGTTCGGCGACCTTGCAACGCCCTCGTGGTGGGACGACCTGTGGCTCAAAGAGTCTTTCGCTGAGAACCAGGGTGCCAGCGCGATTGCGACCGCGACCCGCTACGTCGGGGAATGGGCAAACTTCGCAATGAACCGCAAGATCTGGGCCTACACGCAGGACCAGATGCCGACTACCCACCCGATCGCAGCCGATATTCCGGACGTCGCGGCCGCAAAGACCAACTTCGACGGCATTACCTACGCGAAGGGTGCATCGGTCCTGAAGCAGCTGGTCGCCTGGGTTGGAGAAGACGCTTTCTACGAAGGAGCACGCCGCTACTTTGCGGAGCATCAGTTCGGGGCGACGAATCTGCAAGACCTGCTAGTCGCCCTTGAAGGGGCATCGCGCCAGGAACTGTCGTCGTGGAAGAGCGCGTGGCTTGAGACCTCCGGCCCCTCGACGCTGTCCGCATCGTGGGTCACGGACAATGTAGGTGCGATCACCGACTTCATTCTTCACCAGAGCGGCGATGCCTGCGACGGTGCGCTGCGTCCTCACCGCGTCACCGTTTCCACGTGGCGGGTCGCTGCTGGCACCCTCGAACGGACGCATAGCTTCGACGTGCGTATCGAAGGCGAAGCGGCAGCCATCGACCCCGAAGGAGTGCTCTCCGTTCCCGGTGGAGCCGCCCGCGCTGATCTCGTCGTCGTCAACGACGACGACCTTACGTATGCGATCTCTCGCCTGGATGAGCGTTCGACCGACGTGGCACTCGCCTACGTGGGAACCATCGACACGGCGATCACGCGTGCCGTGATATGGGCGTCGTTGTGGAACGCGGTGCGTGACGGACTGCTCGATCCTCGCCGTTTTATTGCTGCCGTACTGACTGCCGTTCCTACAGAGACAGAACCCGCCATTCGCGACCGGCTGCTTCTCTTCGTCTCCGAGGCGCTGTCCTCGTTCCTGCCGGGAAGCCTTCGCGGTCACGTCCACGATCAGGTGCTGGCCACGACGATTCGCCTGTCGCGCGAGACGGAAGATTCCGACGCCTGGCGCTCCTACACCCGTGCCTTTATCGCGGAGTTCGCCGCCCGCGGCGCTCAAGAGCACGAGGCCACCGTGCGCGGCTTCGCAGCCAGCGACGACCCCGACATCGCCTGGCGTGCCCGCCGTGCCCTGGCGGCACGGGGCCTCGTCGACACGGGAGCCATCGAAGCGTGGCGCAACGCCGACGGCTCCGGTGAGGCTGCGCGCATGAGCGTCGAAGCACTCGCGTCGCTGCCGCTCGAGGAGGCGCGCTCGCAGGCGTGGGAGGCGGTGTATTCGGAGTCGCTTTCGAACGACTTCCTGACGGCGACACTCGCCGGCCTGAACGCTTCGTCGTGGGATGGTGAATCGGGTATCGACAGCGCCGTCGAGCGCCTTCGGTCCTACTGGGAATCCCACACCATTGGGATGGCCTTGCGCTACGCGAACGGCGTGCTCGGCTACGGCCTCGACATTGACCGGGAGGGCAGTGTCGAACGTTCTGTGGGGCTCCTGCGCGGCTGGCTCGATGCTCACGGAGATGCTCCGGCGCAGCTGCGCCGTATTGTCCTGGAGCACCTTGATGCCTTTGAGCGTGACGAGCGCGTACAGCGCCGCTGGAAGCACGATCAGTGA
- a CDS encoding RNA polymerase-binding protein RbpA codes for MADRALRGMQIGAKSLESEDGVVFADRFIVRYACPNGHEFEVTLSSEATAPATWECKCGQSADLIGETVEDEEDKPVKPQRTHWDMLLERRSIEELEVVLTEQLSAYREGRLRPEGSYRKG; via the coding sequence ATGGCTGACCGCGCGCTGCGTGGCATGCAGATCGGTGCGAAGTCCCTCGAGTCCGAGGACGGCGTCGTTTTCGCCGATCGTTTCATCGTTCGTTACGCCTGCCCGAACGGACATGAGTTCGAGGTGACGCTGTCCAGTGAGGCGACGGCTCCGGCGACCTGGGAATGCAAGTGCGGCCAGTCGGCGGATCTGATCGGCGAGACCGTCGAGGACGAGGAAGACAAGCCCGTTAAGCCTCAGCGCACCCACTGGGACATGCTTCTCGAGCGTCGTTCTATCGAAGAACTCGAGGTCGTTCTCACCGAGCAGCTCAGTGCCTACCGAGAGGGACGCCTGCGCCCAGAGGGCTCATACCGCAAGGGCTGA
- a CDS encoding DUF881 domain-containing protein — MNDEPTQPVAQDDGVEEETRAHVSRRGPHGDSRVWTRARQAFFALPRGLHVVMLVIFMILGFALATQVRAQRSDPLEGLSEQDLVTVLDELGTQEQNLRNRRGELSRELDDLRSAASEADAREQATRKAETQAQIAAGTAPVHGPGVTVGVADPGTNLTPTQFVMTLGELRNAGAEAIELNGVRLSTRSAFTGQAGAIIVDGTPIVSPYTWKVIGEGQTIATALDIQAGSAAQMRAKGATVTITQADDLSITSIAAPKPPQFATYG; from the coding sequence ATGAACGACGAACCCACTCAGCCTGTCGCACAGGACGATGGCGTCGAGGAAGAGACGCGTGCGCACGTCAGCCGTCGAGGGCCACACGGGGATTCCCGCGTGTGGACGCGTGCTCGCCAAGCCTTCTTCGCACTTCCTCGCGGACTGCATGTCGTGATGCTCGTGATCTTCATGATTCTCGGATTTGCTTTGGCCACGCAGGTGCGTGCGCAACGGTCCGATCCCCTCGAGGGGCTCTCGGAGCAGGATCTCGTCACCGTCCTGGACGAGCTGGGCACACAGGAACAGAACCTACGCAACCGCCGCGGCGAGCTTTCCCGCGAGCTTGATGACCTGCGCAGCGCAGCCAGCGAGGCAGATGCACGCGAACAGGCTACTCGCAAGGCTGAAACTCAAGCGCAAATTGCAGCTGGTACAGCACCCGTGCACGGCCCCGGAGTCACTGTCGGAGTCGCGGACCCGGGCACTAATCTGACTCCCACGCAATTCGTTATGACGCTGGGGGAATTGCGCAATGCGGGAGCTGAGGCAATCGAACTCAACGGCGTACGCCTCTCTACGCGCTCTGCCTTCACGGGTCAGGCTGGTGCCATTATCGTCGATGGGACACCGATCGTTTCGCCGTACACGTGGAAGGTGATCGGCGAAGGACAGACAATCGCGACCGCTCTTGATATCCAGGCGGGCTCAGCGGCGCAGATGCGAGCGAAGGGTGCGACCGTCACGATCACGCAGGCTGACGATCTATCGATTACATCGATTGCCGCGCCGAAACCCCCGCAGTTTGCTACCTACGGCTGA
- a CDS encoding FHA domain-containing protein codes for MSDNQPFDPTATSVFGLAPVVDEVEEAPVALSARDREAVEALPAGSALLIVLRGPNTGARFLLDPEVTNAGRSPKADIFLDDVTVSRKHCQFIASEGGHIVRDSGSLNGTYVNRERVDSVQLRAGDEVQIGKYRLTYQPSTKQA; via the coding sequence ATGTCTGACAACCAGCCATTCGACCCGACTGCAACCTCAGTTTTCGGCTTGGCGCCTGTCGTTGACGAGGTCGAAGAGGCACCCGTTGCGCTTTCCGCTCGCGACCGCGAGGCCGTCGAGGCCCTGCCCGCTGGCTCGGCACTTCTCATCGTGCTGCGCGGTCCGAATACGGGTGCGCGTTTCCTGCTGGATCCTGAGGTGACCAACGCCGGTCGCTCTCCCAAGGCTGATATCTTCCTTGACGACGTGACCGTGTCGCGCAAGCACTGCCAGTTCATCGCCTCTGAGGGCGGTCACATCGTGCGCGATTCGGGATCGCTGAACGGAACGTACGTCAACCGCGAGCGCGTCGACTCCGTCCAGCTGCGCGCCGGCGACGAAGTGCAGATCGGTAAGTATCGTCTGACCTACCAGCCGTCGACCAAGCAGGCCTGA
- a CDS encoding Hsp70 family protein: MRLGVDFGTTTTAIAIVDRGNYPIVSFVDNNDDTVDFVPSIIALDGDRLVYGFDAEDAARDGAPHLRSFKRLLSDPSVTDTSTLRLGNHSISILEVLTGFLTYVAHQLRTNSSIASLPDSEPLEALVGVPAHAWSAQRFLSLEAFRRAGWHVLAMVNEPSAAGFEYTHRHAGTLNSKRTAILVYDLGGGTFDASIVSATGTLHEVMGSRGLNMVGGDDFDVVLATRLAAAAGTDSGKLGEAAWERLIEDARDAKETLSPSTKFITVPVDGEPVTIPVADFYEAASALVEATIAAMEPLLVHDASGVGQLGGDIAGLYVVGGGSQLPLVARMLRSRFGRRVHRSPHTAASTAIGLAIGADPEAAYTVREQLSRGVGVFREREAGSLISFDTLLEPNTELAPGETLTIKRRYRAAHNIGYFRFVEYSSFDEAGVPRGDLQPYGEVIVPFDRALRRDDVDLSTVPVIRTEDGPLIEESYIVDENGMVTVEITDVEASYTVHRPLGRR; encoded by the coding sequence ATGAGACTCGGAGTAGATTTTGGCACCACGACAACCGCAATCGCTATCGTTGATCGGGGGAACTATCCGATCGTCTCTTTCGTCGACAACAACGACGATACGGTCGATTTTGTCCCCTCGATCATCGCTCTTGACGGAGACCGCCTCGTCTACGGCTTCGACGCCGAGGACGCCGCACGCGATGGAGCTCCCCACCTGCGTTCTTTCAAGCGTTTGCTGTCCGACCCATCGGTAACTGACACGTCTACGCTGCGCCTAGGCAACCACAGCATTTCGATCCTCGAGGTGCTCACCGGTTTTCTGACCTACGTTGCGCACCAGCTGCGTACCAACTCCTCTATTGCATCGCTGCCCGATTCCGAGCCGCTCGAAGCGCTCGTTGGCGTGCCTGCTCACGCATGGTCGGCTCAGCGTTTCCTTTCCCTCGAGGCCTTCCGGCGCGCCGGCTGGCATGTCCTCGCGATGGTGAATGAGCCTTCCGCTGCCGGCTTCGAGTACACCCACCGTCACGCCGGAACCCTCAACTCCAAGCGCACCGCGATTCTTGTGTACGACCTCGGTGGCGGCACGTTCGACGCGTCAATCGTTTCGGCTACCGGCACCTTGCACGAGGTCATGGGTTCACGCGGCCTCAACATGGTCGGCGGAGACGACTTCGACGTGGTGCTCGCCACCCGCCTTGCAGCGGCCGCCGGAACCGATTCCGGGAAGCTCGGCGAGGCAGCCTGGGAACGCCTCATCGAGGATGCCCGAGACGCTAAGGAGACCCTCTCCCCCTCCACGAAGTTCATTACCGTGCCCGTCGACGGCGAGCCCGTCACGATCCCGGTTGCGGATTTCTACGAAGCCGCTTCTGCCCTCGTCGAAGCGACGATCGCCGCGATGGAACCACTCCTTGTTCACGACGCGTCCGGAGTCGGCCAGCTCGGCGGCGACATCGCCGGTCTGTACGTCGTCGGTGGCGGCTCACAGCTGCCTCTCGTTGCTCGCATGCTGCGTTCGCGCTTTGGCCGCCGCGTTCATCGTTCTCCCCACACCGCTGCCTCTACCGCGATTGGCCTGGCGATCGGTGCCGATCCTGAGGCCGCATACACGGTACGCGAACAGCTTTCCCGCGGTGTCGGTGTTTTCCGCGAGCGTGAAGCTGGTTCCTTGATTTCCTTCGATACGCTTCTTGAGCCCAACACCGAGCTCGCTCCCGGCGAAACTCTCACCATCAAGCGCCGCTACCGCGCCGCGCATAACATCGGCTACTTCCGTTTCGTCGAGTACTCCTCGTTCGACGAGGCCGGGGTGCCGCGCGGCGACCTTCAACCCTACGGCGAGGTCATCGTTCCCTTCGATCGCGCCTTGCGTCGTGACGATGTCGACCTGAGCACTGTTCCTGTCATTCGCACCGAGGACGGGCCGCTCATCGAGGAGTCATACATTGTGGACGAGAACGGCATGGTGACCGTGGAAATCACCGACGTCGAAGCATCCTACACGGTCCATCGCCCCCTGGGTCGCCGCTGA
- the ftsR gene encoding transcriptional regulator FtsR: MSAAVAHARGAGSSHEARSWPQDADHSPELSIGRVVDSLKEEFPAISLSKVRYLESEGLVTPARTGSGYRKYSAADVERLRYVLTEQRDSFTPLSVIRAQLDALDAGHTPARRRVAQVVSSEGQTVSLAGRRAVPAADLSDLTGIDVETLDRYTRLGLITPDLAGYFPARCVQAVSAIARLECAGVDVRVLRAVRQGAERSADIIDQAVSSQRGRGRGADRERARARAVELGEMFADLHREMLTVAVSALADDAG, translated from the coding sequence GTGTCAGCAGCCGTTGCGCACGCGCGGGGGGCAGGCTCCTCTCACGAGGCTCGCTCGTGGCCGCAGGATGCCGATCACAGCCCCGAGCTGTCAATCGGCCGCGTCGTTGACTCTCTGAAAGAGGAGTTCCCCGCTATTTCGCTGTCCAAGGTGCGTTACCTGGAGAGCGAGGGACTCGTGACTCCCGCGCGCACAGGTTCGGGTTATCGTAAGTACTCCGCAGCCGACGTGGAGCGTTTGCGTTACGTGCTCACCGAGCAGCGTGATTCCTTCACACCGCTGAGCGTGATTCGCGCGCAGCTCGATGCGCTCGATGCGGGCCACACTCCTGCGAGGCGCAGGGTCGCCCAGGTCGTCTCCTCCGAGGGACAGACGGTGTCACTCGCCGGGCGCCGCGCGGTGCCCGCCGCTGATCTGTCTGATCTGACGGGCATCGATGTAGAGACCCTCGACCGCTACACCCGCCTTGGGCTCATCACACCTGACCTGGCCGGTTATTTTCCTGCGCGCTGCGTGCAGGCGGTGTCAGCAATTGCACGCCTTGAGTGTGCTGGAGTTGACGTGCGCGTGTTGCGAGCGGTTCGTCAAGGTGCCGAGCGTAGCGCCGACATCATCGATCAGGCCGTGTCCTCACAGCGTGGACGAGGCCGTGGTGCCGATCGTGAACGTGCGCGCGCCAGGGCGGTTGAACTGGGGGAGATGTTTGCCGACCTGCACCGTGAAATGCTGACTGTGGCTGTGTCTGCCCTCGCGGATGATGCAGGCTAA
- a CDS encoding DUF881 domain-containing protein, with protein MTPGAQRSEAAGERAEATLASSADPAASMSLLNSLLANPLDAGYEHFHADRGSRPASVIGTIGVFAVAVALGFASIVATSSLRAPASDVKSDLKAQASERTDTVEALNNDVQSLGRAIEQYSGTGPTAASNPAQDLVTATTPVVGPGITVTLTDRGGPGKGSGAVRDQDLAIVVNALWAAGADAVSINGQRVGPDTFVRTAGSVILVNVTPVSSPYEVSAIGDANALSVALVRGATGDYLSAAQSVTGMTVSSKVSDHLQMEALTLTDSRYATPVGESNEGGSS; from the coding sequence GTGACGCCGGGAGCACAGCGCAGCGAGGCGGCGGGCGAGCGGGCCGAGGCCACCCTGGCCTCGTCCGCCGACCCCGCGGCCTCGATGTCCCTCCTGAATTCTCTGCTCGCCAACCCCCTCGACGCTGGTTACGAGCACTTTCACGCCGACCGTGGGTCGAGGCCAGCAAGCGTCATCGGTACAATCGGTGTCTTCGCGGTAGCCGTCGCGCTCGGCTTCGCCTCCATCGTCGCGACGAGCTCGCTGCGAGCTCCGGCCTCAGATGTCAAATCCGATTTGAAGGCACAGGCATCCGAGCGCACCGATACGGTCGAAGCGCTCAACAACGACGTGCAATCTTTGGGGCGTGCCATCGAACAGTACTCCGGTACAGGCCCGACTGCGGCATCTAACCCGGCACAGGATCTCGTGACCGCGACGACTCCGGTCGTCGGCCCCGGCATCACGGTCACTCTGACGGATCGCGGCGGCCCGGGCAAGGGGAGCGGAGCGGTGCGTGATCAAGATCTGGCGATAGTCGTCAATGCCCTGTGGGCCGCCGGAGCGGACGCCGTCTCCATCAACGGTCAGCGGGTCGGTCCCGACACGTTCGTGCGCACGGCTGGATCCGTGATCCTCGTGAACGTTACCCCCGTCTCCTCGCCCTACGAAGTGTCGGCGATCGGTGACGCCAACGCGCTCTCCGTCGCCCTCGTTCGCGGGGCCACCGGCGACTACCTCTCGGCCGCGCAGTCGGTGACCGGTATGACGGTGTCCTCGAAGGTTTCGGACCACCTCCAGATGGAGGCGCTCACGCTCACGGATTCCCGCTACGCAACCCCGGTGGGAGAATCGAATGAAGGAGGTTCTTCATGA
- a CDS encoding UDP-N-acetylmuramoyl-L-alanyl-D-glutamate--2,6-diaminopimelate ligase: MTSVNDIRPTIAPVRLATALSGLDIEGFFGADGAPASIADTELMLRGVTVSSDDCESEWLFVAVPGLKQHGIRFAHAAIEAGASVVLTDEEGRTQAHERGLGVPVIQVADPRGVVAQLCANVYTSPATRLTTMAITGTNGKTTTSYLMRAAIASRFPHASLCGTVETHVGPISFEAVRTTAEAPVVARFLAATEQYECGAGVIELSAHALSLHRVDGIVFDVAAFTNLQHDHLDYYGDMENYFQAKALLFTPEHSRRGVVCVDDKWGRRLAEQATVPVTTVSALTEQDADWRVRDVTPDQTIGRTVFTLVDPSGAGHRVAMPILGEVNIQNTAVAIVSAVSLGIDLAEVICAIEDAPQIPGRMEKVNPVPGGQPLVIVDYAHTPEALEWTLRSTRELTPGRVVVVFGTDGDRDATKREHLAEIAAREADVLWVTDENPRTEDPQSIRDYLLRGIRSVRPGMEHVTEVTTCRRDAVRLAILAADPGDTVIITGKGAEWYQEVQGIHHRYNDVPVAAEVLAGDVRSHE, from the coding sequence ATGACTTCAGTGAATGACATTCGCCCCACGATCGCTCCGGTCCGCCTGGCGACCGCCCTGTCCGGCCTGGACATTGAAGGCTTTTTCGGTGCCGATGGTGCCCCCGCATCTATCGCCGACACGGAACTGATGCTTCGCGGCGTGACCGTCTCCTCCGATGACTGCGAGTCGGAGTGGCTTTTCGTGGCAGTGCCCGGCCTGAAACAGCACGGTATTCGTTTCGCTCACGCGGCGATCGAAGCCGGAGCAAGCGTCGTCCTGACGGACGAGGAGGGACGCACACAGGCGCACGAGCGCGGCCTGGGAGTGCCCGTCATTCAGGTCGCCGACCCGCGCGGCGTGGTTGCGCAGCTGTGCGCCAACGTGTACACCTCGCCCGCCACGCGCCTGACGACGATGGCGATCACGGGCACGAACGGCAAGACGACGACCTCGTATCTGATGCGCGCAGCGATCGCCTCCCGTTTCCCACACGCGTCACTGTGCGGCACCGTGGAAACCCACGTCGGACCGATTTCTTTCGAGGCCGTGCGCACGACCGCCGAAGCTCCCGTTGTCGCACGTTTCCTGGCAGCGACCGAGCAGTACGAGTGCGGAGCCGGGGTCATCGAGCTGTCCGCGCATGCGCTGTCGTTGCACCGTGTCGACGGGATCGTCTTCGACGTCGCCGCATTCACGAACCTACAGCACGACCACCTGGACTACTACGGGGACATGGAGAACTACTTCCAGGCGAAGGCTCTCCTGTTCACTCCGGAGCATTCGCGCCGCGGCGTCGTATGCGTCGACGATAAATGGGGTCGTCGCCTGGCTGAGCAAGCCACTGTTCCGGTGACCACTGTTTCCGCTTTGACCGAGCAGGACGCCGATTGGCGCGTCCGCGACGTCACCCCCGATCAGACGATCGGTCGCACCGTATTCACCCTCGTTGATCCTTCCGGGGCCGGGCACCGAGTCGCGATGCCCATCCTGGGCGAAGTCAACATCCAAAACACTGCGGTTGCGATCGTCAGTGCGGTAAGCCTCGGCATCGACCTTGCTGAGGTTATCTGCGCGATCGAGGATGCGCCTCAGATTCCCGGACGGATGGAAAAGGTAAACCCGGTGCCCGGTGGCCAGCCCCTCGTCATTGTCGACTACGCGCACACTCCCGAAGCCCTCGAGTGGACGCTGCGTTCGACCCGGGAGCTGACGCCCGGTCGGGTCGTCGTCGTCTTCGGAACCGATGGTGACCGCGACGCCACCAAGCGCGAGCATCTCGCCGAGATCGCTGCGCGCGAGGCCGACGTCCTGTGGGTGACGGACGAGAATCCGCGCACCGAGGATCCTCAGTCGATTCGCGACTACCTTCTCCGGGGAATCCGTTCCGTACGCCCTGGCATGGAACATGTCACCGAGGTGACGACCTGCCGCCGCGATGCAGTGCGCCTCGCGATCCTTGCCGCCGATCCCGGTGATACCGTCATCATCACGGGTAAGGGAGCCGAGTGGTACCAGGAGGTTCAGGGAATCCACCACCGCTACAACGACGTGCCGGTCGCCGCCGAGGTGCTCGCCGGAGACGTTCGTTCGCATGAATAA
- a CDS encoding phosphatase PAP2 family protein, translated as MTTEHDARSQRPPALRETIVLTAACLSYSLLSFLAKAPESIAIAHAHDVAAFETRFGFFIEKPANAWLTAHPLLASLASVQYAVSFFAMTGFAMIILWLKAPAHYRRARWTLVIMTIGALITYWSYPLAPPRLVPGLGFVDAVAQHTSAYSQLFGTLANPYGAMPSMHTGWSVWVACTLGAYVWRSWWARLILAIHPALTIVTIVATANHYVVDAIAGCTYFLLAWLFVIIGQRALPGNVRTLGETS; from the coding sequence ATGACGACAGAACACGACGCGCGCTCACAACGCCCCCCTGCTCTTCGAGAGACCATCGTGCTCACGGCGGCCTGCCTATCGTATTCACTCCTGTCATTCCTCGCGAAGGCCCCGGAATCCATTGCCATCGCACACGCGCACGACGTTGCTGCCTTTGAGACGCGCTTCGGCTTCTTCATCGAGAAACCCGCGAACGCATGGCTAACGGCTCATCCACTCCTCGCATCGCTCGCGTCAGTTCAATACGCCGTTTCCTTCTTTGCGATGACCGGTTTTGCCATGATCATCCTGTGGCTGAAGGCCCCCGCCCATTACCGCCGCGCTCGATGGACTCTTGTCATCATGACGATCGGCGCGCTCATCACCTACTGGTCCTATCCCCTGGCACCCCCGCGCCTCGTGCCCGGCCTCGGCTTTGTTGACGCTGTTGCCCAGCATACGTCTGCCTATTCGCAGCTGTTTGGCACACTCGCGAACCCCTACGGGGCCATGCCTTCAATGCATACTGGCTGGTCCGTATGGGTCGCCTGCACGCTCGGCGCCTACGTGTGGCGCTCATGGTGGGCACGACTCATTCTTGCCATTCACCCCGCCTTAACTATCGTGACAATCGTCGCAACCGCCAATCATTACGTGGTTGACGCCATTGCCGGATGCACATACTTCCTACTTGCGTGGCTCTTTGTCATCATTGGGCAACGTGCCTTACCGGGGAACGTGCGTACGCTCGGCGAGACGTCCTAG
- a CDS encoding small basic family protein gives MIAVIGLIIGIVLGVVLDPTVPAWLAPFLPVAVVAGLDALFGAGRAWLEGRFADRVFVTSFFWNVVVACLLVFLGTQLGVGSAMTTAVVVVLGIRIFSNTASIRRLLLKA, from the coding sequence ATGATCGCTGTCATTGGCTTGATCATCGGCATCGTTCTCGGCGTGGTCCTGGATCCCACGGTTCCGGCCTGGCTAGCCCCGTTCCTGCCCGTCGCCGTCGTCGCTGGTCTGGATGCTCTCTTCGGTGCCGGTCGCGCGTGGCTCGAGGGTCGCTTCGCGGACCGAGTCTTCGTCACGTCATTCTTCTGGAATGTCGTCGTCGCTTGCCTTCTTGTGTTCCTCGGCACCCAGCTTGGTGTCGGCTCAGCGATGACGACAGCTGTCGTCGTCGTTCTGGGTATCCGTATCTTCTCCAACACGGCGTCGATTCGCCGTCTACTTCTGAAAGCCTGA